The Halovulum dunhuangense genome contains the following window.
CGGTCGGGGTCGAGACGGCGCTGCTGCTGCCGCTGGCGCTGGGCTTCCTGATCTGGCAGGGCACGGCCGGGCGGCTGGTCGCGGTCACGCCGGGCGATGTCGCCTACCTGATGCTGTCGGCGGGTTTCACCGGGGTGCCGCTGGTGCTGTTCTCCTACGCCTCGCGCAGGCTGGCCTATGCGACGCTGGGGCTGGTGCAGTACATGAACCCCACGCTGCAATTCGTGATCGCGATGATCTATTTCGGAGAGCCATTCGGCCCGGCGCAGGCGCTGGCCTTTCCGCTGATCTGGGCGGGCGTCGCGCTTTACTGCGTGGACCTGTGGCGGCGCGACCGGGCGGCGCGGCGGCTGCCGCCCGCCCAGCTCTGAGCCTCAGCCCCTGAGCGCGTCCAGGATCTGCGCGGGCGTATCGGCCACGCGATAAAGATCGTGCAGGCTTTCCGCGCCGAAGCCCCTGTCGGTCACCCGCGCCAGCAGGTCCAGAAGCGGATCCCAGTAGCCGTTGGTATTCAGCAGGAACACCGGCTTGTCGTGCAGTTTCAGCTGGCGCCAGGTCAGCACCTCGAAGAACTCGTCCAGCGTGCCGATGCCGCCGGGCAGCGTCACGATGGCGTCGGCGTTCATGAACATGACCTTCTTGCGCTCGTGCATGGTCTCGGTCACCACATAGGAGGTGAGGTCGCGCTTGCCCACCTCGAGCCGGACCAGGTGCTCGGGGATCACGCCGAACGTCTCGCCGCCGGCGGCCTGTGCGGCCCGCGCGACGCTGCCCATCAGCCCGACATCGCCCGCGCCGTAGACAA
Protein-coding sequences here:
- a CDS encoding TIGR00730 family Rossman fold protein; the encoded protein is MLQTPPRSVCVFCGSRPGTDPAYEAAAIALGQGLAQAGHRLVYGAGDVGLMGSVARAAQAAGGETFGVIPEHLVRLEVGKRDLTSYVVTETMHERKKVMFMNADAIVTLPGGIGTLDEFFEVLTWRQLKLHDKPVFLLNTNGYWDPLLDLLARVTDRGFGAESLHDLYRVADTPAQILDALRG